A stretch of the Teredinibacter haidensis genome encodes the following:
- a CDS encoding TolC family protein: MRFITLIGCRKVCVIVFILAGGLLPPVGYASTDTPLTLKDAITQTLAQNPQLYQYRFVNDALNAQKQTGALRPAMELELEVENFAGSGSFKGLDGPEATLSLSSVIEMGGKRKARMSLVDARIHQAEWEQQATTLDVLGELTASYIESLATQANIQLAEESLALSQSLLKTVKTRSNKGATPEAEVMRAQAAVARAEIRLAALVERLERQKVRLARFWGDTTPAFSYLEGSLFVFGASQGFNQLYARVKTSPTIQVFASEARIKDAEVTLARAGGRSDLTWRAGIRRFEETGDSAFTAGLSIPLFSKKRNTGEVKAALANRNAVDYAQQDLLLRLHSQLFEAYSLRQQSIAAVNKTENEIIPALENALKLTRKAYENGRYRYLDLIAAQEELLATKQAHIDAASTALISQALIENLSSESLNQ, from the coding sequence ATGCGATTTATTACACTTATCGGGTGTAGAAAAGTCTGTGTGATTGTGTTTATTCTGGCTGGCGGCTTACTACCACCAGTTGGATACGCAAGCACTGACACCCCACTCACACTAAAAGACGCGATCACTCAGACCCTCGCGCAAAACCCACAGTTATATCAATACCGGTTTGTAAATGACGCTTTAAATGCTCAAAAGCAAACGGGTGCACTACGCCCCGCAATGGAGCTCGAGTTAGAGGTGGAAAACTTTGCGGGTTCAGGCTCATTTAAAGGACTCGATGGTCCCGAAGCCACACTTTCACTCTCTTCCGTTATTGAAATGGGTGGAAAAAGAAAAGCACGCATGTCTTTGGTGGATGCTCGAATTCACCAAGCGGAATGGGAACAGCAAGCCACTACATTGGATGTGCTCGGTGAACTGACGGCGAGCTACATCGAGAGTTTGGCAACCCAAGCCAACATTCAACTAGCGGAAGAATCTTTGGCACTATCTCAATCATTACTAAAAACTGTCAAAACGCGTTCCAACAAAGGGGCAACGCCCGAAGCTGAAGTCATGCGCGCTCAAGCGGCAGTTGCACGCGCTGAGATCCGCCTCGCTGCCTTAGTGGAGCGGTTGGAGCGTCAAAAGGTGCGGCTTGCGCGTTTTTGGGGAGATACCACTCCGGCCTTTAGCTATCTGGAGGGAAGCCTATTTGTATTTGGCGCAAGCCAAGGGTTCAACCAGCTGTATGCGCGAGTGAAGACATCGCCCACTATTCAGGTGTTTGCGAGTGAGGCGCGAATCAAAGATGCAGAAGTGACGCTGGCACGCGCCGGTGGACGCAGTGATCTGACCTGGCGTGCGGGTATCAGACGCTTTGAGGAAACTGGCGATTCGGCATTCACCGCAGGGCTCTCCATTCCGTTATTTTCAAAAAAACGAAACACCGGCGAAGTGAAGGCTGCCCTAGCAAACCGCAATGCCGTGGATTATGCCCAGCAGGATCTACTTTTGCGTTTGCATTCGCAGCTTTTTGAAGCGTATTCGCTCCGACAGCAGAGTATCGCGGCCGTGAATAAAACCGAAAATGAGATCATTCCAGCGCTCGAAAACGCGCTCAAACTCACACGTAAAGCTTATGAAAATGGGCGCTATCGATACCTGGATTTGATTGCTGCCCAGGAAGAATTACTTGCAACCAAACAAGCACATATCGATGCGGCATCGACAGCACTCATCAGTCAAGCACTGATAGAAAATCTGTCCAGTGAATCCCTTAATCAATAA
- a CDS encoding efflux RND transporter periplasmic adaptor subunit, with product MKGLTTLFSYLKPKSKTPFLGVLFASAFLLSALALNAWSEGDHKHEHEDHVDHDDDGHDHNEHDHGNDGEDEHGHGDENSSRIDSDMAQQVGIVTANAGSQELHQTITVYGNLISGPEQLSHVRARFEGLVKSVQVTIGDTVKTGDVLAEIESNESLKIYKIRSPISGRVVQRHANSGEVTQDQILFSIANFDTVWAELRVYPAQQSSVAEGQSVHVLTTNGRVESRVKHVVPSMDSPYQLARVKLDNTKQTLSPGLIVEAQLEIGRFPVSLAVAKDAVQNLGGRQGVFVKYGDEYTFTPLVLGRGDDHFYEVIDGLESSAEYVSQNSYLIKADIEKSEAEHDH from the coding sequence ATGAAAGGCTTAACTACCTTGTTTTCTTATTTAAAACCCAAAAGCAAAACACCTTTTTTAGGCGTACTGTTTGCTTCGGCATTTCTGTTAAGTGCACTTGCATTAAACGCTTGGTCGGAGGGTGACCACAAACATGAGCATGAAGACCACGTTGATCACGATGACGACGGACACGATCATAATGAACATGATCACGGGAATGACGGAGAAGATGAGCACGGACACGGCGATGAAAATAGCAGCCGCATCGATAGCGACATGGCGCAACAAGTGGGCATCGTTACCGCAAACGCCGGCTCACAAGAGCTCCACCAAACCATCACTGTTTACGGTAATTTGATCTCGGGGCCAGAACAGCTAAGCCATGTACGTGCACGCTTTGAAGGTCTCGTTAAGTCTGTTCAAGTTACTATCGGCGATACTGTAAAAACCGGTGACGTATTGGCAGAAATTGAATCCAATGAAAGCCTTAAAATCTACAAAATACGCTCACCTATTTCTGGTCGTGTTGTTCAGCGACACGCCAACAGTGGTGAAGTGACTCAGGATCAGATTCTATTTTCTATCGCCAACTTTGACACTGTGTGGGCAGAGCTGCGTGTTTACCCTGCGCAACAATCCTCGGTCGCAGAAGGTCAGTCCGTGCATGTTTTGACAACCAACGGACGCGTTGAGTCTAGGGTAAAACATGTTGTGCCGTCGATGGACTCCCCTTATCAATTGGCGCGGGTCAAGCTGGACAACACCAAGCAGACCTTATCTCCGGGCTTGATAGTGGAAGCCCAATTAGAGATTGGTCGCTTTCCCGTATCTCTTGCCGTTGCGAAAGATGCCGTCCAAAACCTGGGCGGACGCCAGGGCGTATTTGTTAAGTACGGCGACGAATACACCTTTACCCCTCTTGTGTTAGGTCGTGGAGACGATCACTTTTATGAAGTCATCGATGGCCTTGAGAGTAGCGCTGAGTATGTCAGTCAGAACAGCTATTTAATTAAAGCCGATATCGAAAAATCCGAAGCTGAACACGACCACTAA